A stretch of Tigriopus californicus strain San Diego chromosome 11, Tcal_SD_v2.1, whole genome shotgun sequence DNA encodes these proteins:
- the LOC131889981 gene encoding dynein light chain Tctex-type protein 2B-like, whose amino-acid sequence MSSRKTTREEEPSYQIRPNFEQKFRPGAVRELIHGILNEVLAGKSYEGELVASWCEEISDGIKERIKNLGYDRYKIVVEVVLGEQRGEGVRMGTRCLWDSDTDNYASDVFMNDSLFCCAAAFGIFYY is encoded by the coding sequence ATGTCATCAAGGAAAACTACCAGAGAAGAGGAACCCAGTTACCAGATCAGACCGAACTTTGAGCAAAAGTTCCGGCCAGGTGCAGTTCGTGAACTCATTCACGGTATTCTCAATGAGGTCTTGGCCGGGAAATCCTATGAGGGCGAACTAGTGGCTTCATGGTGTGAGGAGATCTCTGACGGCATCAAAGAGAGGATCAAGAATCTCGGCTACGACCGATACAAGATTGTGGTTGAAGTGGTTTTGGGAGAACAGAGAGGCGAAGGTGTCCGCATGGGCACCAGATGTCTTTGGGACTCGGACACCGATAACTACGCTTCAGATGTGTTTATGAACGACTCCTTGTTCTGTTGTGCAGCCGCATTTGGTATCTTCTATTACTAG